One genomic segment of Hordeum vulgare subsp. vulgare chromosome 2H, MorexV3_pseudomolecules_assembly, whole genome shotgun sequence includes these proteins:
- the LOC123430128 gene encoding peroxidase 1-like — MATASFLILVAAASLLASFAQADLQYGYYNTTCPGVEELVRTELEAIFADDSTLRAGLLRLHFHDCFVLGCDASLMLNSHNGTAEKHADPNLTVRGYEAIEAIKKVVEKACPLVVSCADIMAMAARDAVNLSAGPYYEVETGRRDGNISKLVEALTNLPPADGNVTVLTQYFAVKNLTMKDMVVLSAAHTIGVTHCSSFSKRLYNFTGAGDQDPSLDPAYGKTLRTKCPTDKMASVVPMDDVTVDKFDQGYYESVYNHRAVLRSDAALLDDSLTGAYVALMNNASSFDIFFADFAVAMINMGRVGVLTGTQGEIRETCGVYVD, encoded by the exons ATGGCTACCGCCAGTTTCTTGATCTTGGTTGCCGCGGCGAGCCTCCTAGCCAGCTTTGCGCAGGCCGATTTGCAGTATGGTTACTACAACACGACGTGCCCGGGCGTGGAGGAGCTTGTGCGCACCGAGCTTGAGGCCATCTTCGCCGACGACTCCACCCTCCGCGCCGGCCTCCTCCGCCTCCACTTCCACGACTGCTTCGTCCTGGGCTGCGACGCTTCCCTCATGCTCAACTCCCACAACGGCACCGCTGAGAAGCACGCCGACCCCAACCTCACCGTGCGCGGCTACGAGGCCATCGAGGCTATCAAAAAGGTGGTGGAGAAAGCATGCCCCCTCGTCGTCTCCTGCGCCGACATCATGGCCATGGCCGCGCGTGACGCCGTCAATCTT AGCGCTGGGCCATACTACGAGGTGGAGACTGGCCGCCGCGACGGGAACATCTCCAAGTTGGTGGAGGCCCTCACCAACCTGCCACCGGCCGACGGGAACGTCACCGTGCTCACCCAGTACTTCGCGGTCAAGAATCTCACCATGAAGGACATGGTCGTCCTCTCCG CGGCCCACACGATTGGAGTGACGCACTGCTCCTCCTTCTCGAAGCGGCTCTACAACTTCACTGGAGCCGGCGACCAGGACCCCTCGCTGGATCCGGCGTACGGGAAGACGCTGAGGACCAAGTGCCCAACGGACAAGATGGCAAGCGTGGTGCCCATGGACGATGTGACCGTGGACAAGTTCGACCAGGGATACTACGAGTCCGTGTACAATCACCGGGCGGTGCTGCGCTCCGACGCCGCGCTGTTGGACGACAGCCTCACGGGCGCCTACGTCGCCCTCATGAACAACGCGTCCTCTTTCGACATCTTCTTCGCCGACTTCGCTGTCGCCATGATCAACATGGGCAGGGTCGGCGTCCTCACCGGCACCCAAGGCGAGATCAGAGAGACCTGCGGCGTCTACGTCGACTGA